Proteins encoded in a region of the Rickettsia bellii RML369-C genome:
- the virB11 gene encoding P-type DNA transfer ATPase VirB11, protein MSDAFAALETFLLPFKELFAEDGINEIMVNKPGEAWVEKKGDIYSKQLPELDAEHLLSLGRLVAQSTEQMISEEKPLLSATLPNGYRIQIVFPPACEIGQIIYSIRKPSGMNLTLDEYAKMGAFDETATESLVDQDEIILNGYLAEKKIKEFIKHAVISKKNIIISGGTSTGKTTFTNAALTEIPQLERLITVEDAREVVLSSHPNRVHLLASKGGQGRANITTQDLIEACLRLRPDRIIVGELRGKEAFSFLRAINTGHPGSISTLHADSPAMAIEQLKLMVMQADLGMPPEEVKKYILTVVDIVVQLKRGSGGKRYVSEVYYKKNKNAEGMV, encoded by the coding sequence ATGAGTGATGCATTTGCTGCCTTAGAGACCTTTTTATTACCGTTTAAAGAATTATTTGCTGAAGATGGTATTAACGAGATTATGGTTAATAAACCTGGAGAGGCATGGGTTGAGAAAAAAGGTGATATATATTCTAAACAATTACCAGAGCTTGACGCAGAACATTTACTTTCGCTTGGACGTTTAGTTGCTCAATCTACTGAACAAATGATTTCAGAAGAAAAGCCTTTACTTTCAGCCACCCTTCCAAATGGTTATCGTATTCAAATAGTATTTCCACCTGCTTGTGAAATAGGACAAATCATTTATTCTATAAGAAAGCCGAGCGGTATGAATCTAACTCTAGATGAATATGCTAAAATGGGAGCTTTTGATGAAACTGCAACAGAAAGTTTAGTAGATCAAGATGAAATAATTCTAAACGGATATTTAGCTGAAAAGAAGATAAAAGAATTCATCAAACATGCAGTTATTTCAAAGAAAAATATTATAATTAGCGGCGGTACTTCAACAGGTAAAACTACTTTCACTAATGCAGCACTTACTGAAATACCTCAATTGGAAAGATTAATTACAGTAGAAGATGCTCGTGAGGTTGTATTATCTAGTCACCCTAATAGAGTTCATTTGCTTGCTTCTAAAGGCGGGCAAGGACGAGCAAACATTACTACTCAAGATCTAATAGAAGCGTGTTTGCGTTTAAGACCTGATAGAATTATAGTTGGTGAGCTTCGAGGTAAAGAAGCTTTTAGTTTCTTGCGAGCTATTAATACTGGTCACCCAGGTTCTATATCTACACTCCACGCTGATAGTCCTGCTATGGCAATTGAACAACTAAAATTGATGGTTATGCAAGCTGATCTTGGTATGCCACCTGAAGAAGTAAAAAAATATATTTTAACAGTTGTAGATATTGTAGTACAATTAAAACGTGGCAGTGGCGGTAAAAGATATGTATCGGAAGTATATTATAAAAAGAATAAAAACGCCGAAGGAATGGTGTAG
- a CDS encoding TrbI/VirB10 family protein yields MAEEQNNNSSLSGADTPEVQKELSKVSVSFNKSIAIVVVICGILIYIFYSLFFAPKKEEIQNTNIPSNIVKPVEDNSDNVPEIPKLPDPPKLETPTAPPPPPTVEVPPVLPPTTPVETDKSKTLPAPPILLPSTNEPLVESDEEKKRKQAKRTSSIVLVSGVEPKKTAEQVAADAVFKDRGDMSLILGRGKLIEAVLETAINSDLGGEIRAIISRDVYSEKDKIILIPKGSKVFGKYATSTSADSYGRVSVIWDRIDLTNGYTIAFDSPAVDNLGRPGVQGRVDNKYKEQFANSVLQSAFNIGIAKVLDKLVPPPINSQAAATNSAIATQLLNTAQTISQNTSLDPNTRIVTICTNVLAAITDKTSTAYTTMTQACTTAQDASSANTPEQRLATLVQAVNTAASSLLTSTSIASNPTQAQQASTQAFTDITNTVQNMITQQQFKPTTTINQGTPIKIYVNKDYKFPATVLTKSKVVK; encoded by the coding sequence ATGGCCGAAGAGCAAAACAATAACAGTTCTTTATCAGGAGCAGATACACCTGAAGTTCAAAAAGAATTATCAAAAGTTTCAGTGAGTTTTAATAAAAGTATCGCTATCGTAGTTGTAATTTGCGGTATTCTTATATATATTTTTTATTCTCTTTTCTTTGCTCCTAAAAAGGAAGAAATTCAAAATACTAATATACCTAGCAATATTGTTAAACCTGTTGAAGATAATTCAGATAACGTACCTGAAATACCTAAATTACCGGATCCACCAAAACTTGAGACACCGACAGCTCCACCTCCTCCACCTACAGTGGAAGTACCACCAGTTTTACCTCCAACTACCCCAGTAGAAACGGATAAGTCAAAAACACTTCCAGCTCCACCTATTTTGTTACCTTCAACAAACGAACCTTTAGTTGAAAGTGACGAAGAAAAGAAGCGTAAACAAGCAAAAAGAACATCATCTATTGTGCTAGTTAGCGGCGTAGAACCTAAGAAGACAGCTGAACAAGTTGCTGCGGATGCAGTATTTAAAGATCGTGGTGACATGTCTTTAATCTTAGGGCGTGGTAAATTAATTGAGGCAGTACTTGAAACAGCCATAAATAGCGATCTTGGTGGCGAAATAAGAGCTATTATTAGTAGAGATGTATATTCTGAGAAAGATAAGATAATATTAATACCAAAAGGATCGAAAGTATTTGGTAAATATGCAACTTCAACTTCAGCAGATAGCTATGGCAGAGTTTCTGTAATATGGGATAGAATAGACTTAACTAATGGCTATACTATAGCATTTGATTCACCTGCAGTTGATAATTTAGGAAGACCAGGGGTACAAGGAAGAGTAGATAATAAATATAAGGAACAGTTTGCTAATTCAGTATTACAATCTGCTTTCAATATAGGAATTGCTAAAGTTCTTGATAAATTAGTACCTCCGCCTATAAACTCACAAGCTGCTGCTACTAATAGTGCTATTGCTACTCAGTTATTAAATACTGCTCAAACAATTTCCCAAAATACTAGTTTGGATCCAAATACAAGAATAGTTACAATTTGTACAAATGTTTTAGCTGCTATTACTGATAAAACATCTACTGCCTATACTACAATGACACAAGCCTGTACAACTGCCCAAGATGCTTCTTCGGCAAATACACCTGAACAGAGACTAGCTACATTAGTACAAGCGGTTAATACAGCTGCTTCAAGCTTGCTTACTAGTACTTCTATAGCATCGAATCCAACTCAGGCACAGCAAGCTTCTACGCAAGCTTTTACAGATATTACTAATACTGTACAAAATATGATAACTCAGCAGCAATTTAAACCTACTACAACGATTAATCAAGGTACTCCGATTAAGATATACGTTAATAAGGATTATAAATTCCCTGCTACCGTATTAACAAAATCAAAGGTAGTAAAATGA
- a CDS encoding VirB8/TrbF family protein has translation MDPVLSAVQEYVKSGEYFSDARKWYSFKYVVPLSSRSLLLLACATFTLLLAIICINIDVLLPINEKISYLIKCSTEKQATITITNTKESTLRDPYGSVANIMLKNYVLQREEYNYDLLKQQFVFIKNSSTSIVYMQFANFMNIDNPLSPVMRYQKLYRRSISITSIQNINNNEVVVTFESLAKNSAGEVLENMLWEAKIGYIMDSISANLPPNASFNFTVTSYKLKLLKDKNQK, from the coding sequence ATGGATCCAGTACTTAGTGCCGTACAAGAATATGTTAAATCCGGCGAATATTTTAGTGATGCAAGAAAATGGTACAGCTTTAAATATGTAGTGCCGTTAAGTAGTAGGTCTCTTTTACTTTTAGCATGTGCAACATTTACATTATTACTTGCTATAATTTGTATAAATATTGATGTATTATTACCTATAAACGAAAAAATAAGCTACTTGATAAAATGTAGTACCGAAAAACAAGCTACTATTACTATTACTAATACTAAAGAATCTACATTGCGTGATCCTTATGGTTCTGTTGCTAATATTATGCTCAAAAATTATGTGCTACAGCGAGAAGAATATAATTATGATTTATTAAAACAACAATTTGTCTTTATTAAAAATAGTTCTACAAGTATTGTTTATATGCAATTTGCTAATTTTATGAATATTGATAACCCACTATCACCGGTTATGCGATATCAAAAATTATATAGGCGTTCAATTAGTATAACATCAATTCAGAATATAAATAATAATGAAGTAGTTGTTACTTTTGAGTCATTAGCTAAAAATAGTGCAGGGGAAGTTTTAGAAAATATGTTATGGGAAGCAAAAATAGGTTATATAATGGATTCTATCAGTGCAAATCTTCCGCCTAATGCTTCATTTAACTTTACTGTTACCAGTTATAAGCTAAAATTATTAAAAGATAAAAACCAGAAATAA
- a CDS encoding virB8 family protein, producing the protein MLDNIFGFFKSSDKAQNDAKSEQNQANPLKITQNWYEERADKLIVQRNLLIILLIILLIFMIISTLVIAFVVKSKQFDPFVIQLDDTTGRASVVEPISSPVLTADESLTRYFIKKYINARETYNFVDFTTLARTTIRLLSTSNLFYGYLGYIRDKNNDPSLKYQENNTTYLVVKSWSKIASDKYIVRFSVNEATGNQTVYNKIAVVSYAYVPMQLTDSELDINPVGFQVNGYRVDDDNS; encoded by the coding sequence ATGTTAGATAATATATTCGGCTTCTTTAAATCAAGTGATAAAGCACAAAATGATGCAAAGAGCGAGCAAAACCAAGCAAATCCGCTAAAGATAACTCAAAATTGGTATGAAGAACGTGCTGATAAGCTGATTGTTCAACGTAACTTATTAATAATATTACTGATAATATTATTAATTTTTATGATAATATCTACTTTAGTAATAGCTTTTGTGGTAAAATCTAAACAATTTGATCCTTTTGTCATTCAACTTGATGACACTACCGGTCGTGCATCAGTAGTAGAGCCTATTTCATCACCAGTGCTTACTGCAGATGAGTCTCTTACAAGATATTTTATAAAAAAATATATAAATGCAAGAGAAACATATAATTTTGTTGATTTCACTACCTTGGCACGCACTACTATAAGATTACTTTCAACAAGTAATCTTTTTTATGGTTATCTTGGGTATATAAGAGATAAAAACAACGATCCAAGTTTAAAGTATCAGGAAAATAATACGACTTATTTAGTAGTAAAGTCATGGTCAAAAATTGCCTCAGACAAATATATAGTTAGATTTTCCGTAAATGAAGCAACAGGAAATCAAACAGTTTATAATAAAATAGCAGTAGTAAGTTATGCTTACGTACCAATGCAATTAACAGATTCAGAACTTGATATAAATCCTGTAGGATTTCAAGTTAACGGATATAGGGTAGACGATGATAATAGTTAG
- a CDS encoding TrbG/VirB9 family P-type conjugative transfer protein: MIIVRFCFLIFIYLSGLIANADCPLLENDPCSNISNNYLDDLSITRDNRIQTYIYNPNEVYLLTLHFGFQAHIEFAKNEEVQNIILGDAYAWKLTPIGNRLFIKPLEKYIRTNMTIITNKRTYEFDISSVELMEGHEKELVYVIKFDYSKNRTSNNYMARY, encoded by the coding sequence ATGATAATAGTTAGATTTTGTTTTTTAATTTTTATATACTTAAGTGGCTTAATAGCTAATGCTGACTGTCCACTTTTAGAAAATGATCCATGTAGTAATATCAGTAATAATTATTTGGATGATTTATCTATAACTAGAGATAATAGGATACAAACATATATATATAATCCTAATGAAGTTTATTTATTAACATTGCATTTCGGCTTTCAAGCACATATAGAATTTGCTAAAAATGAAGAAGTTCAAAATATCATCCTTGGAGACGCCTATGCATGGAAACTAACTCCTATTGGTAATCGTTTATTTATAAAACCTCTTGAAAAATATATTCGTACTAACATGACTATCATAACTAACAAAAGAACATATGAATTTGATATTTCTTCTGTTGAGTTGATGGAAGGGCATGAGAAAGAGTTAGTATATGTAATTAAATTTGACTATTCTAAGAATAGAACAAGCAATAATTACATGGCAAGGTACTAG
- a CDS encoding DUF2706 domain-containing protein, whose product MLKLFKFGVLLIMLSQLLSCTPSAPYEIKSPCVAAEINDEAELNMNPCVRRPVNSIIDIA is encoded by the coding sequence ATGTTAAAATTATTCAAGTTTGGGGTATTATTAATTATGCTTTCACAATTATTATCATGTACACCCTCAGCACCTTACGAAATTAAAAGCCCGTGTGTTGCAGCTGAAATTAATGATGAAGCAGAGTTAAATATGAATCCTTGTGTAAGAAGACCGGTTAATTCTATAATAGATATAGCATAA